Within the Thermostichus lividus PCC 6715 genome, the region AGGGAGCTAAGAGTCTTGTGCCCTCTCCTTTGCGAGAGGGCTAGGGTGAGCTTCCTTAAGGGTGCCTGCACCCACTACACTGTAAGTGATGAGTTCGTCAGGCAATGTGGGCTTGGCCTTCTGTTGTGGGGGCGATCGCCCAAGTAGTGAGGTAAACCATGATTGAAACGATCGCCACGGGAATTTGGGCATTTTCGGCGCTTGGCTTAATTGTACTAGTGCTACTCCATAGTCCTAAGGGGGATGGCTTGGGAGGGATTGGTGGTCAGGCGCAGTTATTTACCAGCACCAAAAGCGCTGAGACAACGCTTAATCGTGCCACTTGGACTTTAACGGTACTGTTTATGGCGCTGACGGTTGCCCTGAGTGCAGGGTGGCTGCGGTCACCATAGCCACTAGAGTCTAGGTATTTGAGAGTTCATCGAGGGATAACCATGGCCACAGCCACGTGGAATAACGTCATTCTTGCCCAGAGCGATCGCTACGAAGTGGTGGAAGGCAACATCTATTTTCCGCCGGACGCTTTGCATCAGGAGTATTTCCAGCCCAGTGATACCCATACGGTGTGCGGCTGGAAAGGAACCGCCAGCTACTACCATGTTGTAGTAAACGGCAAGACCAATCGGGATGCGGCGTGGTATTACCCCGATCCCAAGCCAGCGGCGGCCAATATTAAGGGGTATGTGGCGTTTTGGCGGGGAGTGCAAGTCACCCGCTAGTTTGGCGAAGCTCCGCTGAGGGGAGGAATGCCAGCACGGTCCAAAATTTTAGGAATCAGATCCTCGCGGCGCACGGCCATCAGGTGAATGCCTTGGCACAGCGATCGCGCCTGTTGGATGTGCTCTGCCGCAATGGTGATGCCTTCATCAAGGGGGTCAGTTGCCGCTGCGAGGCGATCGATAAGATGCTGAGGGATAGAGGCACCCGGCACCGCCCGGTTAATAAACGCTGCATTCTTGGCAGACTTCAGCAGAAAAATCCCCGCTAAAATCGGTCGTTCACAGCCGGCAGCCACTTGGGTCATAAACTTTTCGAGGCGATCGAAATCCGTAATTAACTGGGTTTGGAAAAACTGCGCCCCCGCCTTTAGCTTCTTTTCAAAGCGTTGCTGCAACCCTGACCAGCTTGGGGACTGGGGATCCAACGCCGCACCTGTAAAAAACTGGCTGGCACCGTCGGGCAGCGGACGGTGCTCGCTATCCATCCCCTGATTCAGTTGCTGGATGAGGTGGAGTAACCGCACCGACTCCAGATCAAACACAGGGCGGGCGTGGGGATGATCCCCAGCTTTTACGGGATCCCCTGTCAATGCCAGCAGATTGCGAATACCGAGGGTGGCAATGCCCA harbors:
- a CDS encoding methylenetetrahydrofolate reductase encodes the protein MSVSSFQAACQRGDFLITAEVCPPKGTNPAAMLRQAAHLRGRVHAVNVTDGSRAVLRMSSWAAAYLLQQHGLEPICQLACRDRNRIALQADLMGIATLGIRNLLALTGDPVKAGDHPHARPVFDLESVRLLHLIQQLNQGMDSEHRPLPDGASQFFTGAALDPQSPSWSGLQQRFEKKLKAGAQFFQTQLITDFDRLEKFMTQVAAGCERPILAGIFLLKSAKNAAFINRAVPGASIPQHLIDRLAAATDPLDEGITIAAEHIQQARSLCQGIHLMAVRREDLIPKILDRAGIPPLSGASPN
- the secG gene encoding preprotein translocase subunit SecG, producing MIETIATGIWAFSALGLIVLVLLHSPKGDGLGGIGGQAQLFTSTKSAETTLNRATWTLTVLFMALTVALSAGWLRSP
- a CDS encoding DUF427 domain-containing protein, which codes for MATATWNNVILAQSDRYEVVEGNIYFPPDALHQEYFQPSDTHTVCGWKGTASYYHVVVNGKTNRDAAWYYPDPKPAAANIKGYVAFWRGVQVTR